The Candidatus Dormiibacterota bacterium DNA segment TGTCGAGGTGACCGTGGTGGTCGTGCTCGACGACGCCGAGGTCGAGGAGGTGCTGGAGCTGGTGGTCGTGGTCACGGGGTAGATCGGCTGGCCGGGCCCGGGGCACTGGAGGGTTCCCGACGTCGTGCTGCTCGAGCTCACCGAGACCGGGAACGGCATGCTGCTGTGCGCCTGGAGGGTGATGGTGCCGAGGAATGGCACCGCCACCGGCTTCGACAGGTAGGTCACCGTCACCGTGACGCAGGAGGGCGACGCCAGGCTGGGCAGGGCGTCGACCACGATGTTCGCCCGGGTGGGATCGACCGGCGACTGCTGCAGCTCGGTGGCGCTCACCGCGCACAGGTGCGCCGGGTTCACGGGGAGGACGTTGCCGGACGCCTGAGCGGCGTGGACGATGGTGTCGGGGAGGCCGCTCTCGCAGATGCTGCCGGCCGGCCCGGTGTACAGACCGGTCTCGATCGTCGCCCAGCGGGAACCGCCGCGGGCGGCGCTGCCCACCGCCGAGTTCATGAAGAACAGGTAGGCGCCGGCGATCGTCCCCGCGATCACCACGATGGCGAGGGAGCCGATCAGGGCGAACTCGACCAGGCTCTGGCCCGCGGCGCCACGGCGGCGGATCGACAGCCGGGGACGGCGCTCAGCCGACAAGGGGAGGGTTCCCCGAGCCGATCACGCCCGGCAGGTTGTAGGTGTTCTTGGTGCCGTCGATGACGATCGCCGTCCCGCCGTCGGTGTTGAAGTCGTCGACAACGCTCGGCCCGTTGACGGTGACGGTCCCATGCGACGTCCTCGGATACCCGGACCCGGTGCCGACCCCGGCCTGGAGCACCCCGCCGGGGTGAAAGGGGACGCCGACATCCCAGAAGTCGTAGGGGTTGGACCTCCCCCCGATGCTGGTGGTGCAGGCTCCGCCGACGACCGGCCAGCCGTAGCAGGGGAAGCTCGCGTTGTACACGAGGCCGTTGAGGGTGACGGTCGCGGTGTCGCCCGGTTGGGCGTCGAGGCCGGTGTTGCCCGGGATGGAACGCTCCTGGAAGAGGACGATGTCCCGGTACTCGCCGCTGGTGGGTCCGGTGAGGGTGATGGTGCCCGCGCCGCCCAGAATCGCCGCGTAGTTGGTGCCGGTGCCGTACTGGCTGGTGTCGG contains these protein-coding regions:
- a CDS encoding TadE family protein; the encoded protein is MSAERRPRLSIRRRGAAGQSLVEFALIGSLAIVVIAGTIAGAYLFFMNSAVGSAARGGSRWATIETGLYTGPAGSICESGLPDTIVHAAQASGNVLPVNPAHLCAVSATELQQSPVDPTRANIVVDALPSLASPSCVTVTVTYLSKPVAVPFLGTITLQAHSSMPFPVSVSSSSTTSGTLQCPGPGQPIYPVTTTTSSSTSSTSASSSTTTTVTSTSSTSATSTSVSSSSSTTSTSTTTASTTCWWSFCWSGGG